TCACGATCCGCGCCTGGGCGAACTCCTCCCCGGTCGACTTGTTGATAAACGATAGCTCATCGCCGACGGAGAGAGCCTTGTCATCGAACATCCGCCACGTCGAAGTCTTTGCTCCAGAGAGCACCAGTTTCGATAGGCTGTCCGTAAACTTCAGCGTTTTCATGCTTTTCGTTTCAGATTTTAACTCCCGCCCTCTTGATCATCCTGAAATTCCTCACCGTTTCAGAATGCATGGGCTTGGGGAACTTCCCGACCGGAAACCAGCCGATTTCATCCATCTTGTCTGGTTCACCGATCTTCACCTTCCTCGGATCCACCTCTGCTGTGAAGAGGGCTTTCACCCAGTGAGTCGGTATTCCCTCATGCATACGGAGAGTGTTGAGGAAAGTAATTTGTTTCAGATGCTTCGCCGTCACGCCATATTCTTCACGGATCTCCCGCTTCACGGTCTCTTCAAACGTCTCTCCGAATTCCATCGAGCCGCCGCCCGTATCCCACACTCCCTGTTCGTCCCGGCAGCGCCCGCTCCGTCGATGCAAGAGGATATTCCCCTTCCCATCATGACAAAC
This is a stretch of genomic DNA from Candidatus Moraniibacteriota bacterium. It encodes these proteins:
- a CDS encoding ASCH domain-containing protein — encoded protein: MKTLKFTDSLSKLVLSGAKTSTWRMFDDKALSVGDELSFINKSTGEEFAQARIVTVRKRLSEQSKKRISVVTRATRAGKRCLRRTGDTMGSGLIGTPW
- a CDS encoding NUDIX domain-containing protein — translated: MKKSLDVRKGIDFIGVTCVFVCHDGKGNILLHRRSGRCRDEQGVWDTGGGSMEFGETFEETVKREIREEYGVTAKHLKQITFLNTLRMHEGIPTHWVKALFTAEVDPRKVKIGEPDKMDEIGWFPVGKFPKPMHSETVRNFRMIKRAGVKI